One region of Glycine max cultivar Williams 82 chromosome 9, Glycine_max_v4.0, whole genome shotgun sequence genomic DNA includes:
- the LOC100802337 gene encoding UV-B-induced protein At3g17800, chloroplastic produces the protein MLVSGAISDVLVVLPPSTSLRLPEFRHLHVFAVSDAKGFVSGGFLKSCPSSYNPKHYHELYNFRARGLVARASADSRDNLVPFAPLQLESPVGQLLEKISNTHPHLLTAVIDQQLENLQNVRDAQKESDPSQDSLYKRIAEVKDKEKRITLEEIIYCSIVHKFLENNISMIPKISATSDPTGRVDLWPNQELKLEAVHSPEALEMIQSHLSLVLGDRLVGPLQTVVQISKIKLGKLYAASIMYGYFLKRVDERFQLERSMGILPKDFGKAKSYDEPSPGIKLWDPDSLITVQDYDDEGYNDSDYMDTDEDKSFRLRAYVMQLDAETLQRLATVRSKEAISLIEKQTQALFGRPDIRVSDDGSIETSNDELLSLTFSGLTMLVLEAIAFGSFLWDKENYVESKYPFLNE, from the exons atgcttgtTTCGGGTGCTATCAGCGACGTTTTGGTGGTGCTTCCGCCTTCGACATCTCTTAGACTCCCGGAATTTCgccatttgcatgtttttgcGGTTTCTGACGCCAAGGGTTTTGTTTCTGGTGGATTTCTTAAA AGCTGTCCTTCATCTTACAATCCCAAGCACTATCATGAACTCTACAATTTCCGAGCTAGAGGCTTAGTTGCAAGGGCATCAGCTGATTCGAGGGATAATTTGGTGCCATTTGCTCCTCTCCAATTGGAGTCACCAGTTGGTCAACTTCtggaaaaaatctcaaataccCATCCACATCTACTAACAGCAGTCATTGATCAACAACTAGAGAATCTTCAGAATGTTAGAGATGCTCAGAAAGAATCTGATCCATCTCAGGATTCCCTTTACAA GAGGATAGCGGAAGTCAAAGATAAAGAAAAGCGTATAACATTGGAAGAGATAATATACTGCTCAATTGTACATAAATTTTTAGAGAACAACATTTCTATGATACCAAAAATATCAGCAACATCAGATCCTACTGGTCGAGTGGATTTATGGCCAAATCAAGAGCTGAAACTAGAAGCGGTTCATTCTCCAGAGGCATTGGAGATGATTCAGAGTCACTTATCTCTGGTACTAGGAGATCGCCTTGTGGGTCCTCTCCAGACAGTTGTtcaaattagtaaaattaaactGGGAAAGTTGTATGCTGCTTCTATAATGTATGGATACTTTCTTAAACGAGTTGATGAACGGTTTCAACTTGAGAGGTCAATGGGAATCCTCCCCAAGGATTTTGGAAAAGCTAAAAGTTACGATGAACCATCACCGGGTATCAAGCTTTGGGATCCTGATTCCTTGATCACAGTACAAGATTATGACGATGAGGGTTATAATGACAGTGATTACATGGATACTGATGAAGACAAATCTTTCAGACTAAGAGCTTATGTGATGCAGTTGGACGCAGAGACACTTCAGAGACTTGCTACTGTACGATCGAAGGAGGCTATATCATTGATTGAAAAGCAAACTCAGGCCCTGTTTGGAAGGCCAGATATTCGTGTCTCCGACGATGGTTCAATTGAAACATCCAATGATGAATTGCTTTCACTCACTTTCTCGGGCCTGACTATGCTAGTTTTGGAGGCAATTGCTTTTGGATCATTCCTATGGGACAAAGAAAACTATGTTGAATCCAAGTACCCTTTTCTTAATGAGTAG
- the LOC100802864 gene encoding as1/2 enhancer7-like protein has translation MVSELINANPIIYEKKERRPRTAPSAPHDEYAVELIDQQEVFDHIRDIKDPEHPYSLEELKVITEEAVEVDDQRNYVRVMFTPTVEHCSMATVIGLCLRVKLMRSLPSRYKVDIRVAPGSHATEAAVNKQLNDKERVAAALENSNLLNMVDDCLAPSYD, from the exons ATGGTATCCGAGTTAATCAATGCAAACCCTATCATATATGAAAAGAAAGAGCGTCGACCTCGAACTGCTCCATCTGCTCCCCATGATGAGTATGCTGTCGAACTAATCGACCAACAAGAGGTTTTTG ATCATATAAGAGATATAAAGGACCCTGAGCACCCATATTCCTTGGAAGAGCTTAAGGTGATCACGGAGGAAGCAGTTGAAGTTGATGATCAACGTAATTAtgtgag GGTTATGTTTACTCCTACAGTGGAACATTGCAGTATGGCGACAGTTATAGGTCTATGCTTACGTGTCAAGCTCATGAGAAGCTTGCCTTCACGATACAAG GTGGATATCAGAGTGGCACCTGGATCTCATGCAACCGAAGCTGCAG TTAACAAACAATTAAACGATAAAGAACGTGTGGCAGCTGCACTGGAAAACTCAAACCTTCTGAATATGGTTGATGATTGCCTTGCTCCATCTTATGATTGA